The following proteins are co-located in the Triticum aestivum cultivar Chinese Spring chromosome 1A, IWGSC CS RefSeq v2.1, whole genome shotgun sequence genome:
- the LOC123084633 gene encoding uncharacterized protein: MASFVLRSAGRLLRRPVSDFVGKIRPNKHSCSKFSTVHGKHIKEEPIRTGPSIMMKLDERDCILCEAHKDIKVLLKQARDNEAWDKLLKKLLLPSSILAALAFWKTGQEMPVENIPPN, encoded by the exons ATGGCTTCTTTTGTGCTCCGATCCGCCGGCCGCTTGCTCCGGCGACCTGTCTCCGATTTTGTTGGGAAGATCCGACCCAACAAG CATTCTTGCTCAAAATTCAGTACGGTACACGGAAAACATATCAAGGAAGAACCCATCAGGACCGGCCCGAGCATTATGATGAAATTGGATGAGCGCGACTGTATCCTGTGTGAAGCTCACAAAGACATTAAAGTATTGCTAAAACAAGCAAGGGATAATGAAGCATG GGACAAGCTACTGAAAAAATTGTTATTACCTTCATCCATTCTTGCCGCCCTTGCCTTTTGGAAGACAGGACAGGAAATGCCTGTGGAAAATATACCTCCAAATTAA